A window of the Bacteroidetes bacterium SB0662_bin_6 genome harbors these coding sequences:
- a CDS encoding MoxR family ATPase, with protein sequence MLHVQQDMQVPEVLEALHASYDRLRAEIAKVIVGQDEIIRHLFVGFLSQGHVLLIGVPGLAKTLLIRTISQATNLKFSRIQFTPDLMPGDITGTEIIEEDVSTGRRSFKFVRGPIFANVVLADEINRTPPKTQAALLEAMQEHHVTAAGETYILDEPFFVLATQNPIEQEGTYPLPEAQLDRFMLNLWLDYPAFDEEVAVVRSTTSARVADVKPVMHAQEIQDFQHFIRQIPVADNVIEYAVRLTGRTRPGREGAPDFVTKYLSYGAGPRASQYLILGAKALAALDGRLSPLIDDVRRIAVPVLRHRIVPNFNAEADEITPVDIIERLLDSAGDSGHREKGKPPDSS encoded by the coding sequence ATGCTGCACGTTCAGCAGGATATGCAAGTTCCTGAAGTACTCGAAGCGCTTCATGCGTCCTACGATCGCCTCCGTGCGGAGATCGCAAAGGTCATCGTGGGGCAGGACGAGATTATCCGCCACCTGTTCGTGGGCTTTCTGTCCCAGGGGCATGTCCTGCTGATTGGCGTTCCGGGCCTGGCGAAGACACTGCTTATACGGACGATTTCCCAGGCCACGAACCTGAAATTCAGCCGCATCCAGTTTACGCCCGACCTGATGCCGGGCGACATCACGGGCACGGAAATCATCGAAGAAGATGTCTCGACGGGCCGGCGGTCGTTCAAGTTCGTGCGGGGGCCCATCTTCGCCAATGTCGTGCTGGCGGACGAGATCAATCGAACGCCTCCGAAAACCCAGGCGGCCCTGCTGGAAGCCATGCAGGAGCACCATGTGACCGCCGCCGGGGAAACGTACATACTCGACGAACCTTTCTTCGTGCTCGCCACGCAGAACCCGATCGAGCAGGAAGGCACCTACCCCCTGCCGGAGGCCCAACTCGACCGGTTCATGCTTAATCTGTGGCTCGACTACCCGGCTTTCGACGAAGAGGTCGCCGTGGTCCGCAGTACGACCAGTGCGCGCGTCGCCGACGTAAAGCCGGTGATGCATGCGCAGGAAATCCAGGATTTTCAGCATTTCATCCGGCAGATCCCCGTAGCCGACAACGTAATCGAATATGCGGTCCGCCTCACAGGGCGTACACGACCCGGAAGAGAAGGCGCCCCCGACTTCGTCACGAAATACCTGAGTTACGGAGCAGGTCCGCGGGCGTCGCAGTATCTTATCCTTGGGGCCAAAGCACTGGCCGCCCTCGACGGACGCCTGTCCCCGCTCATAGACGACGTGCGCCGCATCGCGGTGCCGGTGCTGCGGCACCGGATCGTCCCGAATTTCAATGCGGAAGCGGACGAAATCACGCCCGTGGACATTATAGAGCGGCTGCTCGACAGCGCAGGCGATTCCGGACACAGAGAAAAAGGGAAACCACCCGACAGCTCATGA
- a CDS encoding tetraspanin family protein — MVLFLFGVLGAGSELILLSHYEDPWQLVPLGMMVLSLAILFVRLFRNDACVLRIFQVCMLLFVAAGVLGVYLHYQSNVEFELEMNPAAAGWELIRESLTGAMPALAPGTMVYLGLIGLLYTWRHPIFSASRNRSDASVEINAANPSHEEKQ, encoded by the coding sequence TTGGTATTATTTCTTTTCGGGGTTCTGGGCGCCGGCAGCGAGTTGATCCTGCTGAGTCACTATGAAGACCCGTGGCAACTCGTGCCGCTGGGAATGATGGTACTGAGCCTGGCGATTCTCTTCGTCCGGCTTTTTCGCAACGATGCATGCGTCCTGCGCATTTTTCAGGTATGCATGCTTCTGTTTGTCGCCGCAGGCGTTCTGGGCGTTTATCTGCATTACCAAAGCAATGTGGAATTCGAGCTGGAAATGAATCCCGCGGCTGCGGGATGGGAGCTGATTCGGGAATCCCTCACCGGGGCGATGCCGGCCCTGGCGCCCGGAACCATGGTGTATCTCGGACTCATCGGGCTCCTTTACACCTGGCGGCATCCGATATTCTCCGCCTCCCGGAACAGATCCGATGCATCCGTGGAGATAAACGCGGCAAACCCATCACACGAGGAAAAACAATGA
- a CDS encoding sodium/solute symporter (Members of the Solute:Sodium Symporter (SSS), TC 2.A.21 as described in tcdb.org, catalyze solute:Na+ symport. Known solutes for members of the family include sugars, amino acids, nucleosides, inositols, vitamins, urea or anions, depending on the system.) has protein sequence MLTTLDYVVIVLYLAGVAAFGIKAGGRQKSTADYFLGNRDMPWWAVCFSVVATETSTLTVIGIPAVAYGGSLTFLQLTFGYLLGRIVVSMFFLPRYFQGELVTAYALLGDRYGDAMRSTASVTFLVTRLLADGVRLFATAIPLKVIADSAGLDISYAFIISVIALFTIVYTLIGGIKAVVWMDVVQMAVYLGGAVVAVFVLLGQVPGDWWAQAAEAGKTQVLYLATNESLSTWITSPYAFVTAVVGGAVFSMASHGTDQLIVQRLLTCRDEQDSKKALIGSAVVAIFQFALFLGVGLLLWSYYGGVSIADLGLARGDEIFPKFIIEGLPPGVSGLLLAGIVAAAMSTLSSSLNSLASSSVFDLFERIPWFARIRGKGLPAARSLLVSRLFTVFWGIVFIFFATLFEDRDNPVVELGLAIASFTYGGLLGVFLLGLFNKATNQTDAVFSFVTTVIVMIWVIFSVWHHPQEGWIIRFMPGDEVVAREGLRAIAWPWYTAIGAGLHLVLGSLFALRHR, from the coding sequence ATGCTGACCACCCTCGATTACGTCGTTATCGTCCTGTACCTGGCCGGCGTGGCCGCATTCGGCATCAAAGCCGGGGGGCGGCAGAAAAGCACCGCGGATTATTTTCTCGGCAACAGGGATATGCCCTGGTGGGCAGTGTGCTTTTCCGTGGTGGCCACCGAAACGAGCACGCTGACGGTGATCGGGATTCCGGCGGTGGCGTACGGCGGCAGCCTGACTTTTCTGCAACTGACCTTCGGCTACCTGCTGGGCAGAATCGTCGTATCGATGTTTTTTCTTCCCAGGTATTTTCAGGGAGAACTGGTTACTGCCTATGCCTTGCTCGGCGACCGGTACGGGGACGCCATGCGGAGCACGGCTTCGGTGACGTTTCTTGTCACCCGCCTGCTCGCCGACGGGGTACGCCTCTTCGCTACGGCCATTCCCCTGAAGGTGATTGCGGACTCGGCGGGGCTGGATATATCCTACGCATTTATCATTTCCGTTATCGCCCTGTTCACCATTGTCTACACGCTGATAGGGGGCATCAAGGCCGTGGTGTGGATGGATGTCGTCCAGATGGCCGTGTACCTTGGCGGGGCCGTGGTGGCGGTGTTTGTATTGTTGGGGCAGGTACCCGGCGACTGGTGGGCGCAGGCAGCGGAAGCCGGCAAGACGCAGGTGCTGTATCTGGCGACAAACGAGTCCCTCTCGACATGGATCACGTCTCCGTATGCCTTTGTAACCGCCGTGGTGGGCGGGGCGGTGTTTTCCATGGCTTCGCACGGTACGGATCAACTCATTGTGCAGCGCCTGCTCACCTGTCGGGACGAGCAGGACAGCAAAAAGGCGCTCATCGGTTCCGCCGTGGTGGCCATCTTCCAGTTTGCGCTCTTTCTGGGGGTGGGATTGCTGCTCTGGAGCTACTACGGAGGGGTTTCCATAGCCGATCTGGGTCTTGCCCGGGGCGACGAAATCTTTCCGAAGTTCATCATCGAGGGGTTGCCACCGGGCGTATCCGGCTTGCTGCTGGCCGGTATTGTGGCGGCGGCAATGAGTACGTTATCGTCGTCGCTCAATTCGCTGGCCTCATCCTCCGTGTTCGATCTTTTCGAGCGCATCCCGTGGTTTGCGCGTATCCGGGGCAAGGGGCTTCCGGCCGCGCGATCCCTCCTTGTATCCCGCCTGTTTACCGTATTCTGGGGCATTGTATTCATTTTCTTCGCCACGCTTTTCGAGGATCGCGATAACCCCGTGGTCGAACTGGGGCTCGCCATAGCCTCGTTCACGTATGGGGGGCTCCTTGGGGTTTTTCTGCTGGGCCTTTTCAACAAGGCCACGAACCAGACGGATGCCGTGTTTTCGTTTGTGACTACGGTGATCGTCATGATCTGGGTGATCTTCTCTGTCTGGCATCATCCTCAGGAGGGGTGGATTATCCGGTTTATGCCCGGCGACGAGGTGGTGGCTCGGGAGGGGCTCCGCGCCATAGCCTGGCCCTGGTATACGGCTATCGGGGCGGGCCTTCATCTGGTTTTGGGATCCCTGTTTGCCCTGCGGCATAGATAG
- a CDS encoding HDIG domain-containing protein codes for MRVLRAIGLRKKKPQPVGNNLEKGLASRDKSGQIHWMYTGGIFFALVLLTVAAFPRSNVYQYTVEIGDEWHGESLVAPFDFSIYKSEAQLEAERTAIRENTPPYFQVSDDAQGVMEANRDTLIQQLDEVFDAWAAYRVHRLLGETEEGEADSLRYLDLRRAARLTITSGQWRLLAEAYALRMPELSGEEPPSNASRPDERLLNEAWSVASQLLVVGVLDVPQDSVLSDQIVVRDDVDRTETIRNKDNTYGLDEAYAFAERQFQQSEDSLSAALGGAFFRAIFTPSLSYLRAETIREFQRLEQRISPVRGRVAEGETIIEDGVRVTEDIYAHLTSFERAWQERGGENILWRVLLGQFLVILAAYFLFFLYLYLLRRPIFASRRSMLLLAILFAIVVGLFAIPLHTESLRMYLVPVAIAPVLITVIFDSRVGIFAALTLALLGGQLLYYNFEFTFATFLASALGVFSVRDIRNRRQFFISAGMVFLGYLLVLAASATFFGEPFRVFFADMLPASISAFLLLLAYPLLWIAERAFGITTDLTLVELSDMNNPLLKQLSLEASGTFNHTLQVANLSEAAADAIGANTLLMRVGALYHDIGKIAKPNYFVENQRSGPNPHDDLKPRMSALIIASHVKEGLEKAREYNVPQRVLDFIAMHHGTSRIEFFYRQALSQRRKGDPEVLESEFRYDGPRPATKETGILMLADSVEAASRSLADPTHRRLETLIDDIVADRLADGQLDDSDLTFRDLAQIKRTFLSMLLGIYHIRIRYPGQEEEEDAGVAAVEEESMSGDAAHTVEEPIVPDGG; via the coding sequence ATGAGAGTGTTGAGAGCCATCGGCCTCCGGAAGAAGAAACCGCAGCCTGTCGGGAACAATCTCGAAAAGGGGCTTGCCTCCCGGGACAAGTCCGGGCAAATCCACTGGATGTACACCGGGGGTATTTTCTTCGCGCTCGTATTACTGACGGTGGCCGCTTTTCCGAGAAGCAATGTGTACCAGTACACGGTGGAGATCGGGGACGAATGGCATGGGGAGTCGCTGGTGGCCCCTTTCGATTTCTCCATCTACAAGTCGGAGGCGCAACTGGAAGCGGAGCGGACGGCGATTCGGGAAAATACGCCGCCTTATTTCCAGGTCTCGGACGATGCGCAAGGGGTCATGGAGGCGAATCGGGACACGCTGATCCAGCAGCTTGACGAGGTTTTTGATGCCTGGGCCGCGTATCGTGTACACCGCCTGCTCGGCGAAACGGAGGAAGGGGAGGCCGATTCGCTCCGATATCTCGACCTGCGCCGGGCGGCTCGTCTTACGATCACCTCTGGGCAATGGCGGTTGCTGGCCGAGGCCTATGCGCTGCGTATGCCCGAACTGTCGGGTGAGGAACCTCCATCCAATGCATCCCGACCGGACGAACGCCTGCTGAACGAGGCCTGGAGCGTCGCCTCGCAACTCCTTGTCGTAGGCGTGCTGGATGTACCGCAGGATAGTGTCCTGTCCGATCAGATCGTGGTTCGGGACGACGTGGACCGGACCGAAACGATTCGGAACAAGGACAACACCTACGGTCTGGACGAAGCGTACGCCTTCGCCGAACGACAATTCCAGCAGAGTGAAGACAGCCTTTCCGCCGCACTGGGAGGCGCCTTCTTTCGGGCGATTTTTACGCCTTCCCTCAGCTACCTTCGCGCGGAAACCATACGCGAGTTCCAGCGCCTCGAACAACGCATTTCTCCGGTGCGGGGTCGGGTGGCCGAGGGCGAAACGATCATCGAGGACGGGGTACGGGTTACGGAGGATATTTATGCGCATCTTACTTCGTTCGAACGCGCATGGCAGGAGCGGGGCGGCGAAAATATTCTCTGGAGAGTGCTTCTCGGACAGTTTCTCGTCATTCTTGCGGCATACTTTCTCTTCTTTCTGTATCTGTATCTGCTGCGGCGGCCCATTTTCGCGAGTAGACGGAGTATGTTACTCCTGGCCATTCTGTTCGCCATTGTGGTCGGGCTCTTCGCCATTCCGCTTCACACGGAGTCTTTGCGCATGTATCTCGTGCCGGTAGCCATTGCTCCGGTGCTGATCACGGTGATTTTCGATTCCCGCGTCGGCATTTTCGCCGCATTGACTCTGGCTCTGCTGGGCGGCCAGTTATTGTATTATAATTTCGAATTTACCTTTGCGACCTTCCTGGCGTCCGCCCTCGGCGTGTTCAGCGTGCGGGACATCCGCAACCGGCGGCAATTCTTCATCAGCGCCGGCATGGTTTTCCTCGGATACCTGCTGGTGCTTGCGGCATCGGCCACCTTTTTCGGGGAACCCTTCCGTGTGTTTTTCGCCGACATGCTGCCCGCAAGCATCAGCGCATTTCTGCTGCTGCTCGCCTATCCGTTGCTGTGGATTGCCGAGCGCGCATTCGGCATTACCACCGACCTGACGCTGGTCGAACTTTCCGATATGAATAATCCGCTTCTCAAGCAATTGTCGCTGGAGGCGTCCGGTACGTTCAACCATACCCTCCAGGTGGCCAATCTTTCCGAAGCCGCTGCGGATGCGATCGGAGCGAACACCCTGTTGATGCGTGTCGGGGCGCTTTACCACGATATAGGCAAGATCGCCAAGCCGAATTACTTCGTGGAAAACCAGCGGTCGGGCCCCAATCCGCACGACGATCTGAAGCCGCGAATGAGCGCCCTGATTATCGCGTCGCACGTGAAGGAGGGCCTGGAAAAGGCCAGAGAATACAATGTGCCGCAGCGCGTGCTGGATTTCATCGCCATGCATCACGGCACCTCCCGGATCGAATTTTTCTACCGGCAGGCGCTCAGTCAGCGCAGGAAGGGCGATCCGGAGGTCCTCGAATCCGAGTTCCGGTACGACGGCCCGCGTCCCGCCACGAAAGAGACGGGAATCCTGATGCTTGCCGATTCCGTAGAGGCGGCAAGCCGCAGTCTTGCCGATCCTACGCACCGGCGTCTTGAAACGCTCATCGATGATATCGTTGCGGATCGCCTTGCCGACGGGCAGCTCGACGATTCGGATCTGACGTTCCGCGATCTGGCGCAAATAAAGCGGACCTTTTTGTCCATGCTGTTGGGTATTTACCACATACGCATCCGGTATCCGGGCCAGGAGGAGGAAGAAGATGCGGGGGTGGCTGCCGTGGAAGAAGAAAGCATGTCCGGAGACGCCGCCCATACCGTAGAGGAGCCTATCGTACCGGATGGAGGGTAG
- a CDS encoding c-type cytochrome: protein MKDPRSHVRRSTHALALLVLWCGMGSTGALGAYEPEIRHVSGLVHAGDTDDVRKAGAPPATCRGPIIQPGPGRTHEVLRRGGAEHIRPGPARANDTGEELYGKACATCHGADGRGAPAALLGFDIPLPDFTDCNFATREPDADWLAVAHQGGPVRGFAREMPAFGDALTQDELQKILDHIRTLCPDDEWPRGELNTPRPLVTEKAFPEDEAVLTTTVDIVTGRSAILHELLYEKRFGARNQFEVVVPFGFEEHRQGGQLGDVALGLKRVMLQSLSHGSILSLGGEVILPTGRKNTGIGKGLTRIEPFVSYGQILPADVFLQFQGGFDIPLDWNAAADEAFFRGVAGKSFTQGDWGRTWSPMLEVLGTRSLGVEGVLHWDIVPQAQISLNRRQHVMLNIGLRIPADQYARDAQFIVYLLWEWFDGGFFEGW, encoded by the coding sequence ATGAAAGATCCCCGTTCGCACGTTCGTCGATCCACGCACGCACTGGCCCTGCTTGTGCTTTGGTGCGGCATGGGATCGACCGGTGCGCTGGGGGCTTACGAGCCGGAAATCCGCCACGTTTCGGGACTCGTCCATGCCGGCGATACGGACGATGTACGCAAGGCCGGGGCGCCTCCCGCAACCTGCCGGGGGCCAATAATACAACCCGGACCCGGGCGTACGCACGAGGTGTTGCGGCGCGGCGGCGCAGAACACATCCGCCCCGGACCTGCGCGGGCGAACGATACGGGCGAGGAACTCTACGGAAAAGCCTGCGCAACCTGCCACGGCGCGGACGGCAGGGGCGCTCCCGCCGCCTTGCTGGGGTTCGATATTCCGCTTCCCGATTTCACCGACTGCAACTTCGCCACCCGCGAACCCGACGCCGACTGGCTTGCGGTAGCCCATCAGGGAGGACCCGTGCGCGGGTTCGCCCGGGAAATGCCGGCCTTCGGCGATGCGCTGACGCAGGACGAACTGCAAAAGATACTGGATCACATTCGCACCCTGTGCCCGGACGACGAATGGCCCAGAGGCGAATTGAATACGCCGCGCCCCCTGGTGACCGAAAAAGCGTTTCCGGAAGACGAAGCGGTACTGACGACCACGGTCGATATCGTAACCGGCAGGAGCGCTATTCTCCATGAACTGCTCTATGAAAAACGATTCGGGGCGCGTAATCAGTTCGAGGTGGTCGTACCGTTCGGCTTCGAGGAGCACAGGCAAGGCGGTCAGCTCGGGGATGTAGCGCTCGGTTTGAAACGCGTTATGCTCCAGAGTTTGTCGCATGGCAGCATACTTAGCCTCGGAGGCGAAGTGATTCTACCCACGGGACGCAAAAACACGGGCATAGGAAAAGGCCTGACACGCATCGAACCCTTTGTTTCGTACGGACAGATTCTGCCTGCGGATGTTTTTCTGCAATTTCAGGGCGGGTTCGACATCCCCCTGGACTGGAATGCAGCGGCGGACGAAGCGTTTTTTCGCGGCGTGGCGGGCAAAAGCTTCACGCAGGGAGACTGGGGGCGCACCTGGTCGCCCATGCTGGAAGTACTCGGAACCCGTTCTCTGGGAGTGGAGGGCGTTTTGCATTGGGATATCGTGCCCCAGGCGCAAATCAGCCTGAACCGGCGGCAGCACGTGATGCTCAACATCGGACTCCGTATTCCCGCGGATCAGTACGCCCGCGATGCGCAATTTATAGTCTATCTGTTGTGGGAATGGTTCGACGGAGGTTTCTTCGAGGGCTGGTAA